The following coding sequences are from one Treponema bryantii window:
- a CDS encoding adenylate/guanylate cyclase domain-containing protein, with translation MPETKNLIRLDGKWELFLEKTPEQTFKLLDSGTPADFMSSVPGTWNTEVLYTGKTSPITYGCYRYICTNLNPAKKYAILTRESPGTSCALYINRKLLGQTGDPFAMTKPTFNEKPNAYNPSHSQSIPFYCEFYPDSNGSVEIVFLVSNYFYRKGGLWDAVYFGEPGYVMRTNNMTLLFNEFVIGCLLFITLLNLIQFFINKKKWEYFYLGIASLVFALRIGTADYCSFGFLFPNLISEVKVKLEYTVLWIAPISIIQMIFKIYPSPNRVIIFKWLKEKYIRHFLVIADLLLGISSLIVPAYYSSRLVPPLQIGMGIISVYVIIFIISNLIKHRKYSLYNSISYSMLFLGAIIDIIYSQQKDLMPFSFFPIFLVAFAIIQILMLAAIQNDIHKNTEKSSQELQRLNEAYLRFVPKEFLRLLNKESIIKTKLGDYSNIEMTIMFSKQKFDDSKDDISLEQHFVLFNEYLKQVSPIIKKYDGFVSKFLSGGFMALFPNSETDAVRAALEINDCTKNNTWIGIHYGRMIIGTIGEENRLDDTVISDTVNTASRIESVCEKLGKNIIISQVLHKRISQESTLPVELNELEAIYVKGKEKPLQLYEVTRKTKRTQETE, from the coding sequence TCTTTCTTGAAAAAACTCCTGAACAAACTTTTAAACTCCTAGATTCTGGAACTCCTGCAGATTTTATGTCTTCTGTTCCAGGAACCTGGAATACTGAAGTATTATATACTGGTAAAACTTCTCCCATAACTTACGGATGTTACAGATACATCTGCACTAATCTTAATCCTGCAAAAAAGTATGCAATTCTTACAAGAGAATCTCCCGGAACCTCCTGCGCACTTTACATTAACCGAAAGCTTCTTGGACAAACTGGCGATCCTTTTGCAATGACAAAACCTACCTTCAACGAAAAGCCTAATGCTTATAATCCTTCTCATTCACAGAGTATTCCCTTTTATTGTGAATTTTACCCTGACTCAAATGGATCTGTTGAAATTGTTTTTTTAGTATCCAATTACTTCTATAGAAAAGGTGGCCTCTGGGATGCCGTTTATTTTGGTGAACCTGGATATGTTATGCGTACTAATAATATGACTCTGCTTTTCAATGAATTTGTAATCGGCTGTCTTTTATTTATTACGCTTTTAAATTTAATTCAATTTTTCATCAATAAGAAAAAATGGGAATATTTTTATCTGGGAATCGCCTCTCTTGTTTTTGCATTAAGAATCGGAACTGCTGATTATTGTTCTTTCGGATTCCTTTTCCCAAATCTTATATCTGAAGTAAAAGTTAAACTTGAATATACGGTTTTATGGATTGCACCAATTTCAATTATTCAAATGATATTTAAGATTTATCCTTCACCAAACCGTGTAATCATTTTTAAATGGCTCAAAGAAAAATACATACGACACTTTCTTGTAATTGCAGATTTATTACTTGGTATTTCATCACTGATTGTTCCGGCCTACTATTCAAGCCGACTTGTTCCACCTTTGCAAATCGGTATGGGAATAATTTCTGTTTACGTTATCATCTTTATCATTTCAAACTTAATTAAACATAGAAAATATTCTTTATATAACAGCATAAGTTACAGCATGCTTTTCCTTGGCGCTATTATTGATATCATTTATTCACAACAGAAAGATCTGATGCCTTTTTCTTTCTTCCCGATTTTTCTTGTTGCTTTTGCTATCATTCAGATTCTTATGCTTGCTGCAATTCAAAATGATATTCACAAAAACACAGAAAAATCTTCTCAGGAATTACAACGCCTTAATGAAGCTTACCTTCGCTTTGTACCAAAAGAATTCCTTCGTCTTCTTAATAAAGAATCAATTATCAAAACAAAACTTGGTGATTATTCAAACATTGAAATGACAATTATGTTTTCTAAACAGAAATTTGATGATTCAAAAGATGATATATCTCTCGAACAGCATTTTGTTCTTTTCAATGAATATCTAAAACAGGTTTCTCCTATCATCAAAAAATATGATGGTTTTGTAAGTAAATTCCTGAGCGGCGGATTTATGGCTCTTTTCCCTAATTCAGAAACCGATGCCGTTCGTGCTGCTCTAGAAATCAATGATTGTACTAAAAATAATACCTGGATTGGTATTCACTATGGCCGAATGATTATCGGAACAATAGGAGAAGAAAATCGTCTCGATGACACAGTTATTTCAGATACCGTAAATACTGCATCGCGAATTGAATCTGTTTGTGAAAAGCTTGGAAAAAACATAATTATTTCTCAAGTACTGCATAAGCGTATTTCCCAGGAATCAACATTACCAGTTGAACTTAATGAACTTGAAGCTATTTATGTAAAGGGCAAAGAAAAGCCTCTTCAGCTTTATGAGGTTACGAGAAAAACTAAAAGAACACAGGAGACAGAGTAA
- a CDS encoding deoxycytidylate deaminase encodes MGQIIQKRNDYISWDEYFMGVAKLASLRSKDPNSQVGACIVGQDNKILSMGYNGFPRGCSDDEFPWAREGDTLDTKYAYVTHSELNAILNYRGGSLEGSKIYVTLFPCNECAKAIIQSGIKTVVYAENKYDGTPSVEASKKLMNAAGVRYYQYQPTGKKLEINV; translated from the coding sequence ATGGGACAAATTATTCAAAAACGTAATGATTACATTTCCTGGGACGAATATTTTATGGGAGTTGCAAAACTTGCCAGTTTACGTTCTAAGGATCCAAACTCACAGGTTGGTGCTTGCATTGTAGGCCAGGATAATAAAATCCTTTCAATGGGTTATAATGGCTTTCCGCGAGGCTGCTCAGATGATGAGTTTCCATGGGCACGCGAAGGCGACACCCTCGATACAAAATACGCTTATGTTACACACAGCGAATTGAACGCCATTCTTAATTATCGTGGCGGTTCTCTTGAAGGCAGTAAAATTTACGTAACTCTTTTCCCATGCAATGAATGTGCAAAAGCTATTATTCAGTCTGGAATTAAGACTGTAGTTTATGCAGAAAATAAATATGACGGAACCCCCTCAGTGGAAGCTTCTAAGAAACTAATGAATGCAGCCGGCGTACGTTATTACCAGTATCAACCAACCGGCAAAAAGCTGGAAATCAATGTTTAA
- a CDS encoding AzlD domain-containing protein translates to MSLYIYISIFTAFIVSYLIRVLPLTLIRKPIKNRFIRSFLYYVPYITLAVMTFPAIVEATQSPVAGIIALVIGILLSYFGAGLFPVACACCVVVFAAEFFLV, encoded by the coding sequence ATGTCTCTTTACATATATATTTCAATTTTTACTGCATTTATTGTTTCATATCTGATTCGTGTACTTCCACTTACTCTGATTCGTAAACCAATAAAAAACCGCTTTATCCGATCATTTTTATATTATGTGCCATATATTACACTTGCAGTAATGACATTCCCTGCTATTGTTGAAGCAACTCAATCTCCTGTTGCAGGAATTATTGCACTTGTAATTGGTATCTTACTTTCATATTTTGGAGCTGGACTTTTTCCTGTAGCCTGTGCCTGCTGTGTGGTAGTTTTTGCAGCAGAATTTTTTCTTGTTTAA
- a CDS encoding HAD family hydrolase has product MFDYIFFDLDGTLTDPALGITNSFIHALKYFGIEIPSYEKLCSFIGPPLPETFKTQFGFSEEKASEGVKKYREYFAEKGLLENSVYSGIPELLAELKNKGKKLVVATSKPEEYSVRIIEHFGLSKYFENVCGSKMDETRSKKDEVIAYAIERNNISDKSKILMVGDRKHDILGAKKVGIKSCGVLFGYGSLEELNAAGADFIAENVSQLTNICVF; this is encoded by the coding sequence ATGTTTGATTATATTTTTTTTGATTTAGATGGAACCCTCACAGATCCTGCTTTGGGAATCACAAATTCGTTTATACATGCTCTTAAATATTTTGGTATTGAAATTCCTTCTTATGAAAAACTTTGTTCATTTATTGGCCCTCCACTTCCAGAAACTTTCAAAACACAGTTTGGATTTTCAGAAGAAAAAGCATCTGAAGGCGTAAAAAAATATCGCGAATATTTTGCTGAAAAAGGACTTCTTGAAAATTCAGTTTATTCTGGAATTCCTGAATTACTTGCAGAACTTAAAAATAAAGGGAAAAAACTCGTTGTTGCAACCTCTAAACCAGAAGAATACTCCGTACGCATTATAGAGCATTTTGGTCTTTCGAAGTATTTTGAAAATGTCTGTGGAAGTAAAATGGACGAAACCCGCAGTAAAAAAGATGAAGTTATAGCGTACGCCATCGAACGAAATAATATTTCAGATAAATCAAAAATTCTGATGGTTGGAGACCGGAAACACGACATTCTGGGCGCAAAAAAAGTCGGCATTAAATCCTGCGGAGTTCTTTTTGGTTATGGAAGCCTTGAAGAACTTAATGCCGCTGGTGCCGACTTTATTGCAGAAAATGTTTCACAGCTTACAAATATCTGTGTGTTTTAG
- the mnmA gene encoding tRNA 2-thiouridine(34) synthase MnmA yields the protein MKYEMQEMPKTGDTVVVGMSGGVDSTLTALLLLQRGCKVIGATMSLWDGSLPEIHTGTKTREACFGPGEEENIEECKRFCEAHGIEYHVIDVKETYKNEILEYFKNEYRNGRTPNPCIRCNMLIKFGALLAGIEKLGIKYDYFCTGHYAKIVRPETGVFGSDKRPCMIAGAEDVSKDQTYFLYRVPSETLEKVRFPLAAMKKADVFALAKEAGLEAANREESQDFIGEEYFDVLFADKPSVPGDIIDLDGHVLGKHRGIEHYTVGQRRGLGVAVNYPVYVHSIDAKNNLVVLAPNEALNSNALIADDFVWPAGVEPSEPIDVMVKIRLASKPAAAHIERYTCDAEEAAKYRGQPWKITFAEPQRAVAPGQSAVLYKDGVIVGGGVIYKAFTV from the coding sequence ATGAAATACGAAATGCAGGAAATGCCTAAGACAGGCGACACAGTTGTTGTAGGAATGTCTGGTGGAGTTGATTCCACACTTACAGCACTTCTTCTTTTACAGAGAGGTTGTAAGGTTATAGGCGCAACAATGTCGCTGTGGGATGGAAGTCTTCCAGAAATTCATACAGGAACAAAAACTCGTGAAGCTTGTTTTGGACCTGGTGAAGAAGAGAACATTGAAGAATGTAAACGTTTTTGTGAAGCACATGGAATCGAATATCATGTAATCGATGTAAAAGAAACTTACAAAAACGAGATTCTTGAATACTTCAAAAACGAATATCGAAATGGAAGAACACCTAATCCATGTATCCGCTGCAATATGCTGATTAAATTCGGTGCACTTCTTGCAGGAATTGAAAAGCTTGGAATCAAATATGATTATTTCTGTACCGGGCATTATGCAAAAATTGTTCGTCCGGAAACAGGAGTTTTTGGTTCTGATAAACGGCCTTGTATGATTGCCGGGGCTGAAGATGTTTCAAAAGATCAGACATACTTTTTGTATCGTGTGCCTTCTGAAACACTGGAAAAAGTACGTTTTCCTTTAGCAGCTATGAAAAAGGCTGATGTTTTTGCTCTTGCAAAAGAAGCCGGTCTTGAAGCTGCAAATCGTGAAGAAAGCCAGGATTTTATTGGTGAAGAGTATTTTGATGTACTGTTTGCTGATAAGCCTTCTGTACCGGGTGATATTATTGATCTTGATGGTCATGTTCTTGGTAAACACAGAGGAATTGAACATTACACTGTTGGACAGCGTCGTGGTCTTGGTGTAGCTGTTAATTATCCTGTTTATGTACATTCAATTGATGCTAAGAATAATCTGGTAGTTTTAGCTCCAAACGAGGCTCTCAATTCAAATGCTTTAATTGCAGATGATTTTGTATGGCCGGCTGGTGTAGAACCTTCTGAACCTATTGATGTAATGGTAAAAATCAGACTGGCAAGTAAGCCTGCTGCTGCGCATATTGAGCGTTATACTTGTGATGCTGAAGAAGCAGCTAAGTATCGTGGACAGCCATGGAAGATTACTTTTGCAGAACCACAGAGAGCTGTTGCACCTGGACAATCTGCCGTTCTGTATAAAGACGGTGTAATTGTCGGTGGCGGTGTAATTTATAAGGCTTTTACAGTTTAA
- a CDS encoding glycoside hydrolase 43 family protein, giving the protein MNIKKTTTLETTESQVMKTASSYIIPADFPDPDIIRVDDTYYMVSTTMHYMPGCVILRSYNLVDWEHAAYVYDELEDTLGQTLQDNKGIYGKGMWAACLRYHNGKFYITFVANDTHKTYLYTADKIEGPWHKSEISGFYHDMSLLFDEDGKIYCVSGNMNINLTEMKEDLSGPKIGGINKTIIRDTPENVILGYEGSHIYKINGKYYIFFIHMPKGKMRTEACFISDKIDGPYTGKDVLCSDLADWNSGVAQGGIVQANNGNWYGILFQDHGALGRIPVLVPVKFVDDFPVFGAAGFAPRQINVPDNRPGYEYKELYSNDFTNPAWQWNHIPNKELVNVEPSAFSVKTDKTSINVTKAANTLTQRTFTENCCGNVSLDAAKLNDGDIAGLCALEGEYGFIGITKKEGKLKLIVAEHKIPYTPWSMGVYDDEEPVITTEKDLDSSKITLKATFCLEHTKENVQFSYYDKDSQNYIDFGEPVKLRYTLDQFVGVRFALFCYSTKKAGGSAIFKDFEIGIL; this is encoded by the coding sequence ATGAATATCAAAAAAACTACAACTTTAGAAACTACCGAAAGTCAGGTTATGAAAACAGCTTCCTCGTATATTATCCCAGCAGATTTCCCGGATCCGGATATCATCCGTGTAGACGACACCTATTACATGGTAAGCACAACAATGCACTATATGCCGGGCTGCGTAATCCTTCGTTCTTACAATCTTGTAGATTGGGAACACGCAGCCTATGTTTATGATGAGCTTGAAGATACTCTTGGCCAGACCTTGCAGGACAATAAAGGTATTTATGGTAAAGGCATGTGGGCCGCCTGCCTTCGTTACCACAACGGCAAATTCTATATCACTTTTGTTGCAAACGATACTCACAAGACATATTTGTATACAGCAGATAAAATCGAAGGCCCGTGGCATAAATCTGAAATAAGCGGCTTTTATCATGATATGTCGCTGCTATTTGATGAGGATGGAAAAATCTACTGTGTAAGTGGAAATATGAACATAAATCTTACCGAAATGAAGGAAGATCTGAGTGGACCTAAAATCGGTGGAATTAACAAAACAATCATTCGAGATACCCCTGAAAATGTCATTTTAGGCTACGAAGGAAGCCATATTTATAAGATAAACGGAAAATACTACATCTTCTTTATTCACATGCCGAAAGGCAAAATGCGTACCGAAGCCTGCTTTATTTCTGATAAAATTGATGGTCCTTACACAGGAAAAGATGTTTTATGTTCAGATCTAGCAGATTGGAACAGTGGAGTTGCTCAGGGCGGTATTGTCCAGGCTAACAACGGAAACTGGTATGGAATTCTGTTTCAAGACCACGGAGCTTTAGGAAGAATCCCGGTTTTAGTACCTGTAAAGTTTGTTGATGATTTTCCTGTATTTGGAGCTGCCGGATTTGCACCACGACAGATAAATGTTCCGGATAATCGACCAGGCTATGAATACAAAGAACTTTATAGTAATGATTTTACAAATCCAGCCTGGCAATGGAATCATATTCCAAACAAAGAACTTGTAAACGTTGAACCTTCTGCTTTTAGTGTAAAAACTGATAAAACCTCTATAAATGTTACAAAAGCTGCAAACACTTTAACTCAACGAACTTTTACAGAAAACTGCTGTGGAAATGTAAGTTTAGATGCAGCTAAACTTAATGATGGAGATATTGCAGGGTTATGTGCTCTTGAAGGTGAATATGGATTTATTGGAATCACAAAGAAAGAAGGAAAACTTAAGCTTATTGTAGCAGAACACAAGATTCCATATACGCCATGGAGTATGGGTGTTTATGATGATGAAGAACCAGTGATTACTACAGAAAAAGATTTAGATTCGTCTAAAATAACCCTAAAAGCCACATTCTGTCTTGAACATACAAAAGAAAACGTACAATTCAGTTATTATGATAAAGATTCCCAAAATTATATAGATTTTGGAGAACCGGTAAAACTTCGCTATACTCTGGATCAGTTTGTAGGCGTACGTTTTGCATTATTCTGTTATTCCACTAAAAAAGCCGGTGGAAGCGCTATATTTAAGGATTTTGAAATTGGAATACTTTAA
- a CDS encoding AzlC family ABC transporter permease, translated as MKNKVFLEGMRDGVPIGLGYFAVAFSLGIVARNAGLTPIQGFIASFFCVASAGEYALFTSIQASAAFLEIALITLVVNARYLLMSTALTQRFDPKTPLIHRFLIGFGITDEIFGITIARPGYINPVYNYGALLVAIPLWSLGTSLGIIAGNFLPARVVSALSVALYGMFLAIIVPPAKKNIVIMISVLISFAASYAFSIIPVVKELSGGTRTIILTVVISSIVALVKPIPEDE; from the coding sequence ATGAAAAATAAAGTTTTTCTTGAAGGAATGCGCGATGGTGTGCCGATTGGATTAGGTTATTTTGCAGTAGCCTTTTCTCTTGGAATAGTGGCAAGAAATGCCGGTCTCACACCAATTCAGGGTTTTATTGCAAGCTTTTTTTGTGTAGCTTCAGCCGGTGAATATGCACTGTTCACATCAATTCAAGCTTCAGCAGCCTTCTTAGAAATTGCTTTAATCACACTTGTAGTAAATGCCCGCTATCTGCTTATGAGCACCGCTCTTACACAGCGTTTTGACCCAAAAACACCGTTAATTCATCGATTTTTAATAGGTTTTGGCATAACAGACGAAATATTTGGAATAACAATCGCACGTCCAGGCTATATCAATCCTGTTTACAATTATGGTGCTTTATTAGTTGCAATTCCACTCTGGAGCCTTGGAACTTCACTGGGAATCATAGCAGGAAACTTTTTACCTGCCCGCGTTGTAAGTGCTCTCTCTGTAGCTCTTTACGGTATGTTCCTTGCAATTATTGTACCTCCAGCAAAGAAGAACATTGTAATTATGATTTCTGTACTTATAAGCTTTGCTGCAAGCTATGCTTTCTCGATTATTCCTGTTGTAAAAGAGCTTTCTGGAGGCACAAGAACTATCATTCTTACTGTAGTGATTTCTTCGATTGTTGCACTTGTTAAGCCAATTCCGGAGGATGAATAA
- a CDS encoding adenylate/guanylate cyclase domain-containing protein, producing MKALKKFVFSTFLLSGLFSYNQLPAQSLPDFSISTYRIENPSILNHSSVEIKSNWDFYWGKFISPYDNTTKPDAVVSTPSDWNKYQLSKEINEITKTGLGSGTYRLKITNLTPGTEYVFPTYKLAYNAFTVFADKKMIYQSGVPSEKWEQTITKQFFDTARFIPGDDGTVTLTIFVSNDFYRKGGLRGKLILYEESYYRNYYFRTLTSYSIFTGILLMISIYCLLNFFLKKDKSSLYLSLLILSVFTRLATADFSVLKVIFPNLPFTVMLRIEYISVFFIPGFLTLYIDTLNKFIFKKIPAMVIAAPSFIFFILDLVLPIRQANMTVPYMQTYMYTVIAVDSLLFIISFFKARDVITTISIISLIIVALGATFNILAIHHIKIFGGINFLIPAFAQFAFLQIILLAYIQNKNYLKVFELHDYLNETNKAYYRFVPKEFLELLCKKDITEITLGEYKISKAAVLSADIRNFTSTSEKLVPIQVFDMLNSYLRRVAPLIRKYNGIIEKYLGDGIIAIFPESSEAALNCAIEMQEQMIELRQEFAERGMPQIKIGIGIHYGDIVIGTGGNNERMTEISLSKDIDIAILTESKTKQYHKPILVTYDAIKYAATEARNNGHKFNFYGQKIHDAQSSVIFSIFNDNFENAL from the coding sequence ATGAAAGCATTAAAGAAATTTGTATTTTCCACATTTTTACTTTCAGGGCTTTTTTCTTACAACCAGTTACCTGCTCAAAGCCTGCCCGATTTTTCAATCTCAACCTACAGAATAGAAAATCCTTCTATATTAAATCATTCGAGTGTAGAAATAAAATCTAACTGGGATTTCTATTGGGGTAAATTTATTTCTCCTTATGATAATACAACAAAACCAGACGCTGTAGTTTCAACTCCTTCAGACTGGAACAAATATCAACTCTCTAAAGAAATAAATGAAATCACTAAAACAGGTCTTGGTTCCGGAACATATCGTCTTAAAATTACAAATCTTACTCCAGGTACAGAATATGTTTTTCCTACCTATAAACTCGCTTATAATGCCTTTACTGTTTTTGCAGATAAAAAGATGATATATCAGTCTGGAGTTCCATCGGAGAAATGGGAACAGACTATTACTAAACAGTTCTTTGATACAGCCCGCTTTATACCTGGAGATGATGGAACTGTTACGCTGACAATCTTTGTTTCAAATGATTTTTATCGTAAGGGCGGTTTACGAGGAAAGCTTATTCTTTATGAAGAATCTTATTATAGAAATTATTATTTCCGTACATTAACCTCTTATTCTATTTTTACCGGCATTCTTTTAATGATTTCCATTTATTGTCTTTTGAATTTCTTCCTTAAGAAAGACAAATCTTCCTTATATCTTTCGCTTTTAATTCTTTCAGTATTTACAAGACTTGCTACTGCTGATTTTTCTGTTCTTAAAGTGATTTTCCCAAATCTTCCTTTTACTGTAATGCTTCGTATAGAATATATTTCTGTATTCTTTATACCAGGTTTCCTTACACTCTATATTGATACCTTAAATAAATTTATTTTCAAAAAGATACCTGCAATGGTTATTGCTGCTCCAAGTTTTATTTTCTTTATTCTTGATTTAGTACTACCAATCAGACAGGCAAATATGACCGTTCCATACATGCAGACTTACATGTACACTGTAATAGCCGTTGATTCTCTGCTTTTTATAATCAGCTTCTTTAAAGCACGGGATGTAATTACAACAATTTCTATTATATCGCTCATTATTGTTGCTCTTGGTGCTACCTTTAATATTCTTGCAATTCATCATATTAAAATTTTTGGCGGTATCAATTTCCTGATTCCAGCTTTTGCACAATTCGCTTTCTTGCAGATTATTCTTCTTGCTTATATTCAGAATAAGAACTATCTCAAAGTTTTTGAGCTTCATGATTATCTTAATGAAACAAATAAAGCCTATTATCGTTTTGTACCAAAAGAATTTCTTGAACTTCTCTGCAAAAAAGATATTACAGAAATTACTTTGGGCGAATATAAAATTTCTAAAGCCGCAGTACTTTCAGCAGATATCAGAAACTTCACTTCTACTTCCGAAAAACTTGTACCTATTCAGGTTTTTGATATGCTGAATTCTTATCTTCGTCGTGTAGCTCCTTTAATCCGTAAATACAATGGTATTATTGAAAAATATCTTGGTGACGGAATTATCGCAATTTTCCCGGAAAGTTCTGAAGCAGCTTTAAATTGTGCAATTGAAATGCAGGAACAGATGATAGAACTTCGTCAGGAATTTGCAGAACGTGGAATGCCTCAGATTAAAATAGGAATCGGAATTCACTATGGTGATATTGTAATTGGAACAGGCGGAAATAACGAACGTATGACTGAAATTTCACTTTCCAAAGATATTGATATAGCAATTCTAACAGAATCTAAAACAAAACAATATCACAAGCCTATTCTTGTTACTTATGATGCAATTAAATATGCAGCTACAGAAGCCCGCAATAATGGACATAAATTTAACTTTTATGGACAGAAAATTCATGATGCTCAGTCATCGGTAATTTTCTCAATTTTTAATGATAATTTTGAAAATGCATTATAA
- a CDS encoding exopolyphosphatase produces MGMRLVTRSDFDGLACGALLLEAGIIDHWKFAHPKDLQDGLIPIDSNDCLANVPFVEGCGLWFDHHSSEFERNQLEGKYKGESRITPSCARIIYEYYGGKEKFPNFDDIMVAVDKVDSGNLTIDEIQNPKGWILVGFLMDPRTGLGRWREFTVSNYQLMEKLMVACRDKSTEEILAMPDVKERIEVYNEQTEKFKEMVKAHTVVDGNLIISDLRGVDPIYTGNRFMIYSMYPNQNISAWIVSGRGGQGCSAAVGYSILNKTSKVNVGSLMLKYGGGGHEKVGTCQFTNENMETELPKMLAELKEMANA; encoded by the coding sequence ATGGGTATGAGACTTGTAACACGTTCAGATTTTGACGGATTAGCTTGTGGTGCATTACTCCTTGAAGCAGGAATTATTGATCACTGGAAGTTCGCACATCCAAAAGATTTGCAGGACGGACTTATTCCAATCGACAGCAATGACTGTCTTGCTAACGTTCCTTTTGTAGAAGGCTGTGGTCTCTGGTTTGACCATCACTCAAGTGAATTTGAACGAAATCAGCTTGAAGGAAAATATAAGGGAGAAAGCCGCATTACTCCTTCTTGTGCCCGAATTATTTATGAATATTATGGCGGAAAAGAAAAGTTCCCTAATTTCGATGATATCATGGTTGCAGTAGACAAAGTAGACTCAGGTAATCTTACAATTGACGAAATTCAAAATCCTAAAGGCTGGATTCTGGTAGGATTCCTGATGGACCCAAGAACAGGACTTGGACGCTGGCGTGAATTCACAGTTTCTAACTATCAGCTGATGGAAAAACTGATGGTAGCATGCCGCGACAAATCAACCGAAGAAATTCTTGCAATGCCAGACGTAAAGGAACGCATTGAAGTTTATAACGAGCAGACAGAAAAATTCAAAGAAATGGTAAAAGCACACACAGTTGTTGATGGAAACCTGATTATTTCAGATTTGCGTGGTGTAGATCCTATTTATACCGGGAATCGCTTTATGATTTACAGTATGTATCCTAATCAGAATATTTCTGCATGGATTGTAAGCGGCCGTGGTGGTCAGGGCTGTTCTGCAGCAGTCGGCTACAGTATTCTGAACAAAACAAGCAAAGTAAACGTTGGAAGCCTTATGCTTAAATATGGCGGAGGCGGACACGAAAAAGTTGGAACCTGTCAGTTTACTAATGAAAATATGGAAACTGAACTTCCTAAAATGCTTGCCGAATTGAAGGAAATGGCAAACGCTTAG
- a CDS encoding amidohydrolase family protein, whose amino-acid sequence MIIDFHCHIYPAKIAEKASKSVGDFYNYPMKYHGSPEELLESGSKIGVSKYVVLPVATKAMQVEPSNNFIIEQCEEHPEFIGFGTMHPDYDNYEAELHRIKATGLRGVKLHSDFQMFQIDAARMDSVYDIMTDLELPLIIHAGDKRYDFSGPQRILNLHKKHPKLTLIAAHFGGYSEWDKSMEYLAGEDVYFDTSSTLEWLPVEKANEMIRAHGVEKFLFGSDFPMWDHEGELERFNRLDLTEEERDMIFHKNAEKLLKL is encoded by the coding sequence ATGATTATTGATTTCCATTGTCACATTTATCCTGCAAAAATCGCTGAAAAAGCTTCTAAAAGCGTCGGCGATTTTTACAACTATCCAATGAAATATCATGGAAGCCCTGAAGAACTTCTTGAAAGCGGTTCTAAAATAGGTGTTTCTAAATATGTAGTTTTACCGGTTGCAACAAAGGCTATGCAGGTTGAGCCTTCAAATAATTTCATTATTGAACAGTGTGAAGAACATCCGGAATTTATTGGCTTTGGAACGATGCATCCTGATTATGATAATTACGAAGCAGAATTACACAGAATTAAGGCAACTGGCCTTCGTGGTGTTAAGCTTCATTCTGATTTCCAGATGTTCCAGATTGATGCAGCACGTATGGATTCTGTTTATGATATTATGACTGATCTTGAATTACCACTTATTATACATGCGGGTGATAAACGTTATGATTTTTCTGGTCCTCAGCGCATCTTAAATCTTCATAAAAAACATCCAAAACTCACTCTGATTGCAGCACACTTTGGCGGCTATTCGGAATGGGATAAATCAATGGAATATCTTGCTGGTGAAGATGTTTATTTTGACACCTCAAGTACTCTTGAATGGCTTCCAGTTGAAAAAGCAAATGAAATGATTCGCGCACATGGAGTTGAAAAATTCCTGTTTGGTTCTGATTTCCCAATGTGGGATCATGAAGGAGAACTCGAACGCTTCAACCGTCTTGATTTGACGGAAGAAGAACGCGATATGATTTTCCACAAGAACGCAGAAAAATTACTTAAACTGTAA